From Solanum lycopersicum chromosome 8, SLM_r2.1, the proteins below share one genomic window:
- the LOC101257689 gene encoding ankyrin repeat-containing protein At5g02620-like: MDRRLNDAVLRGDFEAIKKLIEEDSNIVEQTLEGSLQHTILHLAARLGHVELVSEIVKLFPEMVSAENRDQETPLHEACREGRVEIVRILLENDPWVAYKTNLWDKSVLYVACERGRVEVVKHFLHNNMHMLLMLEVDMSTTSLHAAASSGHTEVVKELIKVRPDFAWKKDEFMNGCSPLHIACSKGHLDITRELLKLDMDLSGLQDNECRTPLHWAVIKGRVNIIAEILSVSLESAEMTTKHGETILHLAVKNNHFEVLKFLMESLDVSNLKNFQDADGNTILHLATVRKLTTMIIYLLKLGVEVNALNQKGYTTLDVVEADASNSGALAIIPALLEAGAKRCDQLPPNFQDIQQVIASPILGSSWQRKTTSFHSSSSSSQHSYYNHQRKHNNNSRTKKINLQSEGLRNARKTITIVAVLIATVTFAAGVNPPGGFSERDGKALLGKTTAFKVFLICNIVALFLSLGIVNVLVSVIPFKRRTMMKLMVATHKVMWISTLFMASAYIAAIWSILPQGKGDHWVLVEVVIVGGGCTMAVFLSLGILLVRQWKRKSEWRKQREDHKKMKEGSPKSNTSTVQEMKVVKKESHEGSTNSDVDSSDHGYHLF; this comes from the exons ATGGACAGGCGGCTGAATGACGCAGTTTTGAGGGGAGATTTTGAAGCCATTAAAAAACTCATTGAAGAAGATTCCAACATAGTAGAACAAACCCTTGAGGGTTCATTACAACACACCATACTGCATCTAGCAGCTAGACTTGGTCATGTTGAATTGGTGAGTGAGATTGTGAAGTTGTTCCCTGAGATGGTGTCGGCGGAGAATCGGGATCAGGAGACCCCTTTACATGAAGCATGTAGAGAAGGGAGAGTTGAAATTGTGAGAATTTTGCTTGAGAATGATCCATGGGTTGCTTACAAGACAAATTTGTGGGATAAGAGTGTGCTTTATGTAGCATGTGAGAGAGGGAGGGTTGAAGTGGTTAAACATTTCTTACATAATAATATGCACATGTTGTTGATGCTTGAAGTTGATATGTCCACTACTTCACTACATGCTGCTGCTTCATCAGGCCATACAG AAGTAGTGAAGGAATTGATTAAAGTTCGACCTGATTTTGCTTGGAAAAAGGATGAGTTTATGAATGGTTGCAGTCCTTTACACATAGCATGCAGTAAAGGTCACTTAGATATCACAAGAGAATTGTTAAAGCTAGATATGGATCTTTCTGGTTTACAAGATAATGAATGCAGAACTCCACTTCATTGGGCAGTCATCAAAGGAAGAGTGAATATTATAGCTGAGATACTCTCAGTGAGTCTTGAATCTGCTGAAATGACAACAAAACATGGTGAGACAATTCTTCATTTGGCTGTAAAGAACAATCACTTTGAAGTACTCAAGTTCTTGATGGAGTCTCTTGATGTTTCAAATCTCAAGAATTTTCAAGATGCTGATGGAAACACCATTCTACATTTGGCTACTGTTAGAAAACTCACCACT ATGATTATTTATCTACTTAAGCTTGGTGTTGAAGTAAATGCTTTGAATCAAAAAGGATATACAACATTAGATGTAGTTGAAGCAGATGCAAGTAACTCTGGTGCTCTTGCAATCATTCCAGCATTACTAGAAGCCGGTGCAAAAAGATGTGACCAATTACCACCAAATTTTCAAGACATCCAACAGGTAATTGCATCACCAATTTTGGGATCGTCATGGCAAAGAAAAACTACTAGTTTTCACTCTTCGTCCTCATCATCTCAACATtcgtattataatcatcaaagGAAGCACAACAACAATAGTaggacaaaaaaaatcaatctccAAAGTGAAGGTCTAAGGAATGCaagaaaaacaataacaatTGTTGCAGTACTAATAGCAACTGTGACATTTGCTGCTGGTGTTAATCCTCCTGGTGGATTTAGTGAAAGAGATGGGAAAGCATTATTGGGTAAAACAACCGCATTTAAGGTGTTTTTGATATGTAACATTGTGGCACTTTTCCTTTCCCTTGGAATTGTTAATGTCCTTGTAAGTGTAATCCCATTCAAGAGAAGAACAATGATGAAATTAATGGTGGCAACACACAAAGTAATGTGGATTTCTACATTATTTATGGCATCAGCTTATATAGCTGCAATATGGTCAATATTGCCTCAAGGAAAAGGGGATCATTGGGTGCTAGTTGAAGTTGTGATCGTAGGAGGAGGGTGCACTATGGCTGTGTTTCTAAGTTTGGGGATTTTGTTAGTGAGACAATGGAAAAGGAAGAGTGAATGGAGAAAACAAAGAGAGGATCATAAGAAGATGAAAGAGGGAAGTCCAAAGAGCAATACAAGTACAGTTCAAGAAATGAAAGTGGTGAAGAAAGAAAGTCATGAAGGTAGTACCAACTCAGACGTGGATAGCTCAGATCATGGTTACCATTTGTTTTAG
- the LOC101251704 gene encoding ankyrin repeat-containing protein NPR4-like, with protein MDRRLNEAVFRGDVETIKKLIEEDSNIVEQTLEGSLQHTILHLAARLGHVELVSEIVKLFPEMVSAENRDQETHLLEACREGRVEIVRILLENDPLVAYKTNLWDKSVFHVACERGRIEVVKHFLHNNMHMLLMLEVDMSTTSLHVAASSGDTEVVKELVKIRPDFAWKKDEFMNGCSPLHIACSKGHLDITRELLKLDMDLSG; from the exons atggacAGGCGGCTGAATGAAGCAGTTTTCAGGGGAGATGTTGAAACCATTAAAAAACTCATTGAAGAAGATTCCAACATAGTAGAACAAACCCTTGAGGGTTCATTACAACACACTATATTGCATCTAGCAGCTAGACTTGGTCATGTTGAATTGGTGAGTGAGATTGTGAAGTTGTTCCCTGAGATGGTGTCCGCGGAGAATCGGGATCAGGAGACCCATTTACTTGAAGCATGTAGAGAAGGGAGAGTTGAAATTGTGAGAATTTTGCTTGAGAATGATCCATTGGTTGCTTACAAGACAAATTTGTGGGATAAGAGTGTGTTTCATGTAGCATGTGAGAGAGGGAGGATTGAAGTGGTTAAACATTTCTTACATAATAATATGCACATGTTGTTGATGCTTGAAGTTGATATGTCTACTACTTCACTACATGTTGCAGCTTCATCAGGCGATACAG AAGTAGTGAAGGAATTGGTTAAAATTCGACCTGATTTTGCTTGGAAAAAGGATGAGTTTATGAATGGTTGCAGTCCTTTACATATAGCATGCAGTAAAGGTCACTTAGATATAACAAGAGAATTGTTAAAGCTTGATATGGATCTTTCTGGTTGA